The Burkholderia mayonis DNA window CGCTCCAGAAGAGGCTCTTCATGTTGACTGCGTATACGCGGTCGTATTCGGCTTCGGTCACGTCGAGCACCGGCTTGTTGCGATGCGTCGTGCCGGCGTTGTTGACGACGATCTGCACGCCGCCGAATGCGTCGAGCGCCGCGTCGAGGAGCGCGCGCCAATCGCCGCCGCGCGATACGTCGCCCGCGACGGCGAGCGCGCGCCCGCCCGCGAGCGCGATTTCGCTCGCGACGCGCTCGGCCGCCGGCGCGTTCAGATCGTTGACGACGATGCACGCGCCTTCGCGCGCGAACGTTTTCGCGATGCCTTCGCCGAAGCCCGAGCCTGCGCCCGTGACGACGGCGGTCTTGCCGCTGAGCCGCATCCGTTGTCTCCTGGATTTTGTTGTGGGTCTTGCCGTGACTTGAACGGGTGGCGGCGCTTGACCTCGCGCGCCGTGCCGCGCCTTCGGTCAGTCGTGCTTGAGCGCGATCGTCTTTAGCACGGTGAAACCGTACAAAGCCTCGAAGCCTTTTTCGCGGCCGTAGCCCGAGCGTCCGCTGCCGCCGAACGGCAGCTCGACGCCGCCGCCCGCGCCGTAGTTGTTGACGAACACCTGTCCCGCGCGCAGCCGTCGCGCGAGCCGCATCTGGCGCGCGCCGTCGCGCGTCCACACGCCTGCGACGAGCCCGTACGGCGTGCCGTTCGCGAGCGCGAGCGCTTCGTCCTCGTCGGCGAACTTCATAGCGGCGAGCACCGGGCCGAACACTTCTTCCTGCGCGAGCCGGTGCGTGTGCGGCACGTCGCGCAGCAGCGCGGGCGCCTGGTAGAAGCCCGTTTCGGGGGCGTCCGGCACGACTTCGCCGTGCGCGGCCATCACGATGCCGTCGTGCTGCGCGTCGGACAGAAAGTCCCACACGCGCTGCTGCTGCTTCGCGCTGATGAGCGGCCCGCAGTCGAGATCGGCGCGGCCGGGGCCGACCTTCAGCGCGTTGAACGCTGCGGCGAGCCGCTCGACGAGCGGTTCGTAGACCGCCTTGTCGATCAGCACGCGGCTGCCGGCCGAACAGGTCTGGCCGCTGTTCTGCACGATCGCGGACACGAGGACGGGCAGCGCGGCGTCGAGGTCCGCGTCGGCGAACACGATCTGCGGCGACTTGCCGCCGAGCTCGAGCGTGACGGGCGCGTGGTGTTCGGCCGCCGCTTGCGCGACAAGGCGGCCCGTGTCCGGCGAGCCGGTGAACGAAATATGGTCGATGCCCGGATGGCGCGCGAGCGCCGCGCCGGCTTCGTGGCCGTAGCCCGTCACGACATTGAACGTGCCCGCGGGGAGCCCGGCTTCGGCCGCGAGCGTCGCGACGCGCAGGATCGACAGGCACGCGTCCTCCGACGGCTTGACGACGCACGCGTTGCCCGCGGCGAGCGCCGCGCCGACGCTGCGCCCGAGGATCTGCATCGGGTAGTTCCACGGCACGATGTGCCCGGTGACGCCGTGCGGCTCGCGCAGCGTGAGCACCGTGTAGCCGTCGCGGTAGGGCAGTGTCTCGCCGTGCAGCTTGTCCGCCGCGCCCGCGTAGAACTCGAAGTAGCGGGTGAGCGCGTCGGCGTCCGCGCGCGCCTGCGTGAGCGGCTTGCCGGTGTCGCGCGATTCGATGAGCGCGAGCTCCTCGCGGCACGCGGCGACGAGCATCGACAGCCGGTACAGCATGCGCCCCCGCTCGGCCGCGCTCGCCGTGCCCCACGGGCCATCGAACGCAGCGCGGGCCGCGCGCACGGCCGCGTCGATGTCGGGCGCGGTGCCGCGCGCGAGCCGCGCGAACGGCTCGCCGTCGGACGGATCGATCACGGCGATCGTCTCGCCGCCCGTGGGCGCAGCCCACGCCCCCGAGATGAAGTGCTTCGCCTCTTCCATGCTCGCTCCCGGCTCGTCGCGCCGTGTCTGATCGTTGCCCGATTATCGGCCGAACGGGACCGGAGCGCCATCGGGCGATTGGCTATAATGCGCATTCCATCGGAGGCGCCCGCGAGGCCGCCATCCGTCCCGATTCCCATCCGAACTTCAGAGAACGCTCATGAGCTTCAGCAACGTCCCGGCCGGCAAGGATCTGCCGCAAGACTTCAACGTGATCATCGAGATCCCGGCGCAAAGCGAGCCGGTCAAGTACGAAGCCGACAAGGAACTCGGCCTCCTCGTCGTCGATCGCTTCATCGGCACGGGCATGCGCTATCCGGTGAACTACGGCTTCATTCCGCAGACGCTGTCGGGCGACGGCGACCCCGTCGACGTGCTCGTCATCACGCCGTTCCCGCTGCTCGCGGGCTCGGTCGTCCGCGCGCGCGCGCTCGGCATGCTGAAGATGACCGACGAATCGGGCGTCGACGCGAAGCTCGTCGCGGTGCCGCACGACAAGGTCTGCCCGATGACGGCCAACCTCAAGTCGATCGACGACGTGCCCGGGTACCTGAAGGACCAGATCAAGCACTTCTTCGAGCAATACAAGGCGCTCGAGAAGGGCAAGTGGGTGAAGGTCGAAGGCTGGGACGGCATCGACGCGGCACACAAGGAAATCGACGAAGGCGTCGCGAACTTCAAGAAGTAAGCGGCGGGCCGGCGCACGCGGCGCCGGCCGGTTGCGCGAAACCGCGCGTGTCTCGTCACGAGGCCGCGCGGTTTTGTTTTGTGCGCGCGGGTTCCGCTCTCCTTCTCGAAGTCGTTGGTGTCCCGGAAGACCCGGCCGCCGTCTGCTTCGATATTTTCGCTGCGTTTGCGGCCTTCTTCGGCTTCGCCGGCTTGGCGGCGGGATGCGCGGCGGCCGTACCGCCCGTCGTCATTACCGCGCCGATTGCGGTTGCGGCTTCGGCCGTCGCCGTTTCGGCGATGCCGGCTGCCGGCGCGGGTGTCGCGCAATCGCCGTCCGCGCGGCGTGCCGCGGCGGCGTCAGCGGCCGGCAGCACCGACGCGAGCGAGAGCGAGCCCCCCGCGAGCGCGCGCTTTTGCGTCGGCGTCAGCCGTTTGACCCAATATTCGGCGCGCGACGCGCTCGAGCGATCGGCGAGCTCGAACGACGCGAGTACGGCCTTCGGCTTGCGCGCGCGCGTGTAGCGCGCGCCCTTGCCTTGCGCGTGCTGCGCGAAGCGTGCGGCGACGTCGGTCGTAATGCCAGTGTAGACGCTGCCGTCCGCGCATTCGATCAGATACAGGTACCAGGACATGAAGGGCGGCGTGATGCGAAGCCGCCAGTGTCGCAGAAATTGCGCGGCGCGAGCGCGCGATTCGCCCGTCGGCTCATCTGGCGGCCGCCCCCCGGTCGCGCGGCTAGCGGTGCGCGACCGCGTGGCCGGGCCGCGTGCGCGTCACGGGCGCTTCCCGGATTCGCCGGAAGATCGCCGCGGACACGAGCGTCACCGCGCCGACGCAGACGAAGCTCAGCTTGAAGCCGAGCAGCGATGAGCCGGTCTGCTCGCCGAACAGGCTCGTGAGCCCGCTTCCCACCGATGCGCCGAGCCCCATCGACAGCATCTGCACCATCGAATACAGGCTGTTGCCGCTCGCCGCGTCGCGGTGCGGCAGGCCTTTCAGCGTCACGCTGTTCATTGCCGCGATCTGAATCGAGTTGATCGCGCCGAAGATCGCAATCAGCGCCATTTCGACGACGAGCGGCGTGTCGGGGCCGATGGCCGCGAACAGCGCGATCACGGCGCCGACGATCAGCGTGTTGGCGAACAGAAACGTGCGATAGCCGTAGCGGCGAACGAGCGGCGCGATCCACGGCTTCGCGATCACACCCGCGATGGCGGCCGGCACGAGCATGAGCCCCGAGCGCAACGGAGAATAGCCGAATTCGATCTGCATCATCAGCGGCAGCAGGAAGGGCGTCGCGCCGATGCCGATCCGCGAGATCAGATTGCCGGCAAGGCCGACTGCGAAGTTCGGTTCGCGAAAGAGTTCGAGCCGGAAGAGCGGATTCGCGCGCCTGCGCGCATGGGCGACGTACACGATCGCCGCGGCCGCGGCGATCGCGGTCACGCCGACGGTCCAGTCCGTGTAGCCGCCGTCGGACAACGCGTCGATCGCGAGCGAGCCGGCGATCATCGCGATCGACAGCAGCGTGTAGCCCGTGTAGTCGAACGGCGGAGGATCGATCGGCTCGTCGCGCGGCATGTAGCGGTGGACGGCGACGAGGCCGACCGCGCAGATCGGCAGGTTGACGAGGAACACCCAGTACCACGACATCGACTGCGTGAGCCAGCCGCCGAGCGTTGGGCCGAGGATCGGCCCGATCTGGCCGAAGATCGACACGAACGCGAGCGCGGCCACGTATTCGTCGCCGGGCACGCCGCGCAGTACCGCGAGCCGGCCGATCGGCAGCAGCATCGAGCCGCCGATGCCTTGCAGCACCCGAGCGACGATGAGCTGCGTCGCGCTCGTCGCGGCCGCGCAGCACTGCGAGCCGAGCGCGAACACGACAATCGCGACGAAGAACACGCGACGCGTGCCAAAGCGATCCGCGAGCCAGCCGGACGCGGGCGTGAGTGTGGCCATCGTCAGTGTGTAGGCGGTGACGACGCCGTGCATCGAGAGCGCGTCCTGGCCGAGCGCGTGGGCGATCGACGGCAGCGCCGTGTTGACGATGGTCGTGTCGACGGACTGCATGAAGAACGCGGTGGCTACGATCCATAGCAGCGTCGTTCGGGAAGAGGTGTTGGGCATGAGCGCGGACCGATGAGTTGGGTGCGTCGCGCCTGGCGCGCGCGACGCAAGCCCCGCCGTCTCGGGCGGCGCGCAGCGCTTGCCCGAGATCGTCGGGGGCGTTGGTTAGTGGGCGCGTGTGTCGAGGCGCGTGGCGAGCGGCAGGCCAGTGGCCGGGGCGGCTCCCGCCGCGCGGGCCGCTCGGCGAGCGCCGGGGGGCGGGAAGCCCGATGGCTTGCGCCGCCACGCTGGTTTCGCAGACGCCATTTCAAACGGCGTTTCGGGACTGATGTCGGGCGATAAGAATGGTCGGCGCATGCCGTTTAGAATCGGCAGATGGGATGACATAATTTAATACTCCTAATTGATAATCCGCATGAAGATTCTCAACCAAAAGATCAAAATGTCTCCCCATCCTCTCCGATCGCGTCAGGCGGTGCGCCGAAGGGTGAAACTAGCGGGTGGCCCTGGAATATGAAAGTTTTTATCGATTTTCAGAATATCGATTCTGAAAATCAGAAACAGGGGGGAAGGCGAATGAAATCCGTTTCTCCCTATTTTGGTGCGCATTAAGCACAACGAAAGTGTAGGGGGTTTTGTGCGAATATTGCAACCGAATAATCTTTCAATTTCCGATTTGGAACGAATGATAATCAAATATCCCGTATATCCTGTTGAGGGAAATGAATGGCGATGCCGTTTTGGAAGCCGGCGCGCCGCGCTCGCGCGACTAGCCGGCCGCGGGACGAGGCGCGGGGGGCGTCGCGTCGTGGTCAGCGTTCGCCGTTCCTGAACGGATTGTGCTCGCGCAACTCGTCGACGTACGCATGGATCTGGTTCGTCTCCTGCGCGAGGAAGCGGCCGACCGCATCGGCGAACGCCGGATGCGCGAGCCAGTGCGCGGAGCGCGTGACGGTCGGCATGAAGCCGCGCGCGAGCTTGTGCTCGCCTTGCGCGCCGCCTTCGAACGTGTCGAGCCGCTCGTCGATGCAGAATTCGAGCAACTGGTAGTACGCGGCCTCGAAGTGCAGGCACGGCACCTGTTCGAGCGCGCCCCAGTAGCGGCCGTACAGCGTGCCGCCGCCCGACGCGTCGCGCTGGTAGACGGCGAGCGCGCTCGCGATCGGCTGGCCGTCGCGCTCGGCGATCACGAGCAGCAGGTTCTCCGGCATCGTCGCGCCGATCTCGCGGAAGAAGTCGAGATTCAGGTACGGGCTCGAAAAGTGCTCGCGGTACGTCTGCCGGTAGCAGCGCGTGAAGAAGCGCCATTCAGCGTCGGTCGCGTCCTCGCCGCGCACGCGGCGGAACGTGACGCCGGCTTCCGCGACCTTGCGGCGCTCCGCACGGATGTTTTTGCGCTTCTTCTGTTCGAGCGTGGCGAGAAATTCGTCGAAGTCGCGATAGCCGTCATTCAGCCAATGGAACTGCACGCCTTCGCGCAGCATCATCCCGATGTCGGCGAGCACGCGCGTCTCTTCGTCGGTCGGAAACAGCACGTGCAGCGACGACACGTCGCTCTGCTCGGCGAGCGCGACGAGCGTCGCGGCGAGCCGGCGGCGCGCGTCGTCGCCGACGGCGAGAAGCCGGCTGCCTTGCACGGGCGTGAATGGCACCGCGCACAGCAGCTTCGGGTAATACGGCAGCGCGTTGCGCTGATACGCGTCGGCCCACGCCCAGTCGAACACGTATTCGCCATACGAATGGCGCTTCGCGTAAACGGGCGCAGCCGCGACGAGCGCGCCCGTTGCGCCGTCCGTCAGCGTGACGAAGCGGGGCGTCCAACCGGTGCCGTCGACCGCGCAGCCCGCGCGGTGCAGCGCGCTCAGGAAGGCGTGCTTCAGAAAGGGCGTCGGGCGCTCGGCGCGCGCGACGAGCGCGTCCCACTCGACGGCGTTTGCGTCGAGCGGAGACGACAGGATGCCCATGCGATAATCAAAGCGTTCGTGTTTCAACGATCTGAATCCGTTTCGTTCGTACCCGGTTGTACCCGTTCGTACCCGTTTGCACCGTCGGTCAGGCGCGCTGCCGCGCCGGCCGTCCGTGCGTTTGATCAAAGCCGTACGCGCTGCGGCCCGAGGAGGCCGCGCTGATCCCGTGATGAAAACCCGTATCGCACTTGCCCAACTCAACGTCACCGTCGGCGATTTCGCCGGCAACGTCGCCAAGATCGTCGCCGCCGCGCGCGCCGCGCACGACGCCGGCGCGCAGCTCCTGATCGCGCCGGAACTCGCGCTGTCCGGCTATCCGCCCGAGGACCTGCTGCTGCGCCCCGCGTTCTACGCGGCGTCGGACGCGGCGCTCGCCGAGCTCGCCGCGCTGCTGAAGCCGCTCGCGGGGCTCGCGGTGCTGGTCGGCCATCCGCAGCGCGCGGCCGGCTCGGGCGCGTCAAGCGCCGATGGTAATGCAAACCGTCCGATCGAGCGCGGCGTCTCGCCGACCGATACCTACAACGCGGCATCGCTCATCGTCGACGGCGAGGTCGTCGGAACGTACCGGAAGCAGGACCTGCCGAATACCGAGGTGTTCGACGAGAAGCGCTATTTCGCGACCGACGCCGCGCCGTACGTGTTCGAGCTGAACGGCGTGAAGTTCGGCGTCGTGATCTGCGAGGACGTGTGGCACGCGTCGGCCGCGCAGCTCGCGAAGGCGGCGGGCGCGCAGGCGCTGATCGTGCCGAACGGCTCGCCGTATCACATGAACAAGGAAGCGGTGCGGATCGACATCCTGCGCGCGCGGATTCGCGAGACCGGCCTGCCGATGATCTACGTGAATCTCGTCGGCGGCCAGGACGAGCTCGTGTTCGACGGCGGCTCGTTCGTGCTCGACGGCGCGGGCGAGCTCGTCGCGAAGATGCCGCAGTTCGAGGAAGGCAATGCGATCGTCGAATTCGACGGCGCGCGACCGCTGCCTGCGCGGATCGCGCCGGAGCTGCCCGTCGAGGCGCAGGTGTATCGCGCGCTCGTGCTCGGCGTGCACGACTACATCGGCAAGAACGGCTTTCCGGGCGCGATCATCGGGCTGTCGGGCGGCGTCGATTCGGCGCTCGTGCTCGCGGTCGCGGTCGACGCGCTCGGCGCCGATCGCGTGCGCGCGGTGATGATGCCGTCGCGCTATACGGCCGACATCTCGACGACCGACGCGGCCGAGATGGCGAAGCGCGTCGGCGTGCGCTACGACCAGATCGCGATCGCGCCGATGTTCGATGCGTTCCGCGCGTCGCTCGCGGGCGAATTCGCGGGCCGCGCCGAAGACGCGACCGAGGAGAACATCCAGGCGCGGATCCGCGGCACGCTCTTGATGGCGCTGTCGAACAAATTCGGCTCGATCGTGCTGACGACGGGCAACAAGAGCGAGATGGCGGTCGGCTACTGCACGCTATACGGCGACATGGCGGGCGGCTTCGCGGTGATCAAGGACATCGCGAAGACGCTCGTCTACCGGCTCTGTCACTACCGCAACGCCGCGGTCGAATACGGCAAGCTCGGCATCATTCCGGAGCGGATTCTGACGCGCGCGCCGTCCGCCGAGCTGCGCGAGAACCAGACCGACCAGGACAGCCTGCCGCCGTACGACGTGCTCGACGCGATCATGCGGATGTACATGGAAGAAGATCGGCCGCTCGCGGCGATCGTCGCGGCGGGCTACTCGGAGGCGGACGTCAAGCGCGTCACGCGGCTCATCAAGATCAACGAGTACAAGCGCCGCCAGGCGCCCGTCGGCATTCGCGTCACGCATCGCGCGTTCGGGCGCGACTGGCGCTATCCGATCACGTCGCGCTTCTCCGAGAGCATCGACTGACGCGGCGCGCGGCGTAGAATCGGCTGACGATTTTCATTCATTCGAAGCAAGGGGCACATCATGAAACGCATCACCGCCATCATCAAGCCGTTCAAGCTGGACGAAGTGCGCGAAGCGCTCGCCGAAGTCGGTCTGACGGGGCTCACCGTGACGGAAGTGAAGGGCTTCGGCCGCCAGAAGGGCCACACGGAGCTCTACCGCGGCGCTGAGTACGTGGTCGACTTCTTGCCGAAGATGAAGATCGAGGTGGTGGTCGCGAACGATCTCGTCGATCAGGTGATCGATGCGGTGATCGGCGCCGCGCGTACCGG harbors:
- a CDS encoding NAD+ synthase → MKTRIALAQLNVTVGDFAGNVAKIVAAARAAHDAGAQLLIAPELALSGYPPEDLLLRPAFYAASDAALAELAALLKPLAGLAVLVGHPQRAAGSGASSADGNANRPIERGVSPTDTYNAASLIVDGEVVGTYRKQDLPNTEVFDEKRYFATDAAPYVFELNGVKFGVVICEDVWHASAAQLAKAAGAQALIVPNGSPYHMNKEAVRIDILRARIRETGLPMIYVNLVGGQDELVFDGGSFVLDGAGELVAKMPQFEEGNAIVEFDGARPLPARIAPELPVEAQVYRALVLGVHDYIGKNGFPGAIIGLSGGVDSALVLAVAVDALGADRVRAVMMPSRYTADISTTDAAEMAKRVGVRYDQIAIAPMFDAFRASLAGEFAGRAEDATEENIQARIRGTLLMALSNKFGSIVLTTGNKSEMAVGYCTLYGDMAGGFAVIKDIAKTLVYRLCHYRNAAVEYGKLGIIPERILTRAPSAELRENQTDQDSLPPYDVLDAIMRMYMEEDRPLAAIVAAGYSEADVKRVTRLIKINEYKRRQAPVGIRVTHRAFGRDWRYPITSRFSESID
- a CDS encoding DHA2 family efflux MFS transporter permease subunit; protein product: MPNTSSRTTLLWIVATAFFMQSVDTTIVNTALPSIAHALGQDALSMHGVVTAYTLTMATLTPASGWLADRFGTRRVFFVAIVVFALGSQCCAAATSATQLIVARVLQGIGGSMLLPIGRLAVLRGVPGDEYVAALAFVSIFGQIGPILGPTLGGWLTQSMSWYWVFLVNLPICAVGLVAVHRYMPRDEPIDPPPFDYTGYTLLSIAMIAGSLAIDALSDGGYTDWTVGVTAIAAAAAIVYVAHARRRANPLFRLELFREPNFAVGLAGNLISRIGIGATPFLLPLMMQIEFGYSPLRSGLMLVPAAIAGVIAKPWIAPLVRRYGYRTFLFANTLIVGAVIALFAAIGPDTPLVVEMALIAIFGAINSIQIAAMNSVTLKGLPHRDAASGNSLYSMVQMLSMGLGASVGSGLTSLFGEQTGSSLLGFKLSFVCVGAVTLVSAAIFRRIREAPVTRTRPGHAVAHR
- the ppa gene encoding inorganic diphosphatase, which encodes MSFSNVPAGKDLPQDFNVIIEIPAQSEPVKYEADKELGLLVVDRFIGTGMRYPVNYGFIPQTLSGDGDPVDVLVITPFPLLAGSVVRARALGMLKMTDESGVDAKLVAVPHDKVCPMTANLKSIDDVPGYLKDQIKHFFEQYKALEKGKWVKVEGWDGIDAAHKEIDEGVANFKK
- a CDS encoding GNAT family N-acetyltransferase, with the translated sequence MKHERFDYRMGILSSPLDANAVEWDALVARAERPTPFLKHAFLSALHRAGCAVDGTGWTPRFVTLTDGATGALVAAAPVYAKRHSYGEYVFDWAWADAYQRNALPYYPKLLCAVPFTPVQGSRLLAVGDDARRRLAATLVALAEQSDVSSLHVLFPTDEETRVLADIGMMLREGVQFHWLNDGYRDFDEFLATLEQKKRKNIRAERRKVAEAGVTFRRVRGEDATDAEWRFFTRCYRQTYREHFSSPYLNLDFFREIGATMPENLLLVIAERDGQPIASALAVYQRDASGGGTLYGRYWGALEQVPCLHFEAAYYQLLEFCIDERLDTFEGGAQGEHKLARGFMPTVTRSAHWLAHPAFADAVGRFLAQETNQIHAYVDELREHNPFRNGER
- a CDS encoding GIY-YIG nuclease family protein — translated: MSWYLYLIECADGSVYTGITTDVAARFAQHAQGKGARYTRARKPKAVLASFELADRSSASRAEYWVKRLTPTQKRALAGGSLSLASVLPAADAAAARRADGDCATPAPAAGIAETATAEAATAIGAVMTTGGTAAAHPAAKPAKPKKAANAAKISKQTAAGSSGTPTTSRRRAEPARTKQNRAAS
- a CDS encoding aldehyde dehydrogenase family protein, giving the protein MEEAKHFISGAWAAPTGGETIAVIDPSDGEPFARLARGTAPDIDAAVRAARAAFDGPWGTASAAERGRMLYRLSMLVAACREELALIESRDTGKPLTQARADADALTRYFEFYAGAADKLHGETLPYRDGYTVLTLREPHGVTGHIVPWNYPMQILGRSVGAALAAGNACVVKPSEDACLSILRVATLAAEAGLPAGTFNVVTGYGHEAGAALARHPGIDHISFTGSPDTGRLVAQAAAEHHAPVTLELGGKSPQIVFADADLDAALPVLVSAIVQNSGQTCSAGSRVLIDKAVYEPLVERLAAAFNALKVGPGRADLDCGPLISAKQQQRVWDFLSDAQHDGIVMAAHGEVVPDAPETGFYQAPALLRDVPHTHRLAQEEVFGPVLAAMKFADEDEALALANGTPYGLVAGVWTRDGARQMRLARRLRAGQVFVNNYGAGGGVELPFGGSGRSGYGREKGFEALYGFTVLKTIALKHD
- a CDS encoding P-II family nitrogen regulator, with translation MKRITAIIKPFKLDEVREALAEVGLTGLTVTEVKGFGRQKGHTELYRGAEYVVDFLPKMKIEVVVANDLVDQVIDAVIGAARTGKIGDGKIFVSDVERVIRIRTGEENEAAV